In the Corynebacterium kroppenstedtii genome, one interval contains:
- a CDS encoding condensation domain-containing protein, giving the protein MTFDSARASDLDNPTSSAEVRDGQHPDAALSDDRTSSGTHSSAEWFPLTAAQMGIWNAQLLDPSSPYYVVGEVMELDPTDSQPDISVADVVRALHQTIVEAETLRLQFRQGESVPDVYADDSPHQRGIDVAPGQYITIPVHDLRAHPAPEAAANAYVDAAKARCAEAWAGLVDRPLCHFEVLRLDHRRVWIIQLYHHLIVDGYASMILARRTAAHYTELAGGKKARPAKFSAVRNVVKEDREYHDSENRDRDAQWWQESLAGVGSTQWRDELIGGSESSSRTTVLTVDADELDSWKAASQRHGTTWVDSLLAAYGVYLRRVQGVDADELVVAMPFAARETAAQRRTPAMMVNMLPVRLPIDLTMTLPENAHAIEETMRTVRQHQRFPGSEVATAYGDSSILRGIGANLKVFDAALKFGTTRGYLRNVAGGPPENLVLVAAPGRSGGVDLSFETVADVPPEVVHQRLSDIRAVVNVGLGLDQRPEATSVSGHGGPGDSLDGPTVLPDKDAESDLPASCDISIRPERIPTEIRDEWDGESLLDASTDASSDGSMQSLDSLIDSLAQRWSNRVVLADGSPESSETSASETGASYNGSELVKLCDQLADAIVAVCPTGGVVAIDMPKSAAQAIAVLASLRAHRPFVVIDDDAPQDRRSFIMKDSAVAAVVTGLDDVQPVAHHDNEQPPHSPAHEADEAVYSDELAYIIYTSGTTGRPKGVNVSRRAVEHLIAGHRMQLFPETLDHVADSQPQVSASLAHTASFAFDAAIDQLSWIFAGVRVVIYNRSTVADGEAFYQSLRRDDITMIDATPSLFGALLASGVPLLDAKKSQIRAVLLGGEPMPQQLWDQVAAATHVIGWNMYGPSEATVDAVCARITPGTVTVGWPVPGMSLRICDASGEVVPPGEEGELWLMGNQIAQGYRNNLDATAHAFFRADVTASRPRADATTDAHALVPAYRTGDRVRWVPDRGVAFIGRVDNQIEVRGHRVELEEIDGALVALPGVRAAGTVAVVGGTGDAPLQDEENSVSTGDGRTQVGTVPLHIRAGVVLEGVVGDVTAPDSDSGDPQPNVDDVRQRLSELREHLSRKLPDYMVPSTLVAVPQIPRTSTEKIDRRALRDLIEQAALSTGRTSERQSSGGHQTLGKDLRAPETPRELVVARVIRDVMGQPADLDVDFINQGGDSITALVVAGRVQQEGFEIRPADILSGRPLGEIAASLHRSSSGVSTSSAAPATSHISPTSTNGHSAPEARGDILTDFGVVDAPSGMERSAFTGPEQPVMSAVIPSVVNMDDDECRACAIRLAEDVPALRSIATWDADSSGSEQVIIRRHPADDDVFRTPIDLAAGRPFALEPVDGGVRLSVHSAVVDADGFGQLISIVEALVQRAGHGGGRSDFHSDGRQHRYASWRGHSAPALPWAHSRASAAATIEPSLAKALLSNLGKKFGLSGQDILTAAALIASAGDHDAPLTAMVVGRAEYQPSVRSAGQPLNFGNVATRGVVGRFAAPGYVTVSQSGSSLDSRAGMEKLLLSVKEQRAKLCATDPTNPPNPTDPADNASGTPAITLELGHIPGPTIAGSATPDHDLQRHILIPRRHTLRPGFPNAPHVTAWVTEADTAEHSTGPVGNEPGEPSISMTVDAETDDRAEQLADGVVNALTDLAVFGLSAEGSASPSDCLAPVTSADIEHWQRRFGPLQNVYGLSPLQEGLLYQALDSRERDHYVIAASMTVEGLVDPELLRTSFEAMMNRQDVLKAAFDYETLDRPVHVIPRTPRWQWSVIDARGLPSRAQSPLIDDVLDRMASRQLDVTRGNMVAASLVRLGDRRSQLVLGNHHILTDGWSTTILVRELMHVYNRAVELLNGGNAGHADEGIACSEVPHSKDPESARSHAVVAAVAELPAKYPYGQFVEDMQPRVKADTELWIDHVAGLDHASRVMDVLTPHVEPVSSAADNDSGEEHCVVQLSDQQKADLSRCARTVGVTPNTLIQTAWACVVAALTGHDDAVFGVVTSGRPSELDGIDNTIGLFINTLPVRVDLRGDSLASVLRTHARAQAELADHTSASLADIERRVDDSRGEAPLSGPLFDSLVVYDNFPDEFSETDSPAGSLPDSDDHAPASRGIRITGLTTRGETQYPLTVIHPPGGPFDLALAYQRGVVPQQVATILADVLRATLSRCGTVADAESSDSLRVIRDEIAPMLDNIRRQPGQNADGHATQDHEDEPVADPTTLGLTNSNQPKADNERPDPNSQLLRDICEDIAGLLNRPEVDPDVAFEDLGVHSLMAVRLMGKLRKRGHKLDIQTIVEAGSPRGIVRAIEGDSPQPTIPTDSRDNPSRPPWMITLKEGKGRPVFCFHAIDGSVFSYQGLAEYLTTGRPIIGIQFPADISDPLSWNKAVDLYASAIHDYQPEGSYTFVGFSFGATIAHAVSACLNQQRTTATSPVVDLLVVLDAYPARAGLTPPPIPDDLNVDLLSDITGFSAHDLRADDTLRDRSECSVQACARWMGEVSDTPVRGIVKKVVLITAEKAPIGRNTSGVVERPKPDQQAQWNPAEAWENTGVELRTHSVPLDHGGLASLAGWKLSAPVIGEELD; this is encoded by the coding sequence ATGACCTTTGATTCGGCGCGTGCGAGTGACCTTGATAATCCAACCTCCTCGGCTGAGGTGAGAGATGGTCAGCACCCCGATGCGGCGCTTTCTGATGACCGCACTTCTTCGGGTACCCACAGTTCCGCGGAGTGGTTCCCTTTGACTGCAGCGCAGATGGGTATTTGGAACGCGCAGTTACTGGATCCGAGTTCGCCGTATTACGTCGTGGGCGAGGTGATGGAGCTCGATCCGACGGATTCTCAGCCGGATATTTCGGTTGCCGACGTTGTTCGGGCGTTGCATCAAACGATCGTGGAAGCTGAAACGCTGCGTTTGCAGTTCCGTCAGGGGGAGAGCGTGCCGGATGTTTATGCTGACGACTCTCCGCATCAAAGGGGTATTGACGTCGCGCCGGGACAGTACATCACTATCCCCGTTCATGACCTGCGCGCTCATCCAGCTCCCGAGGCCGCCGCGAACGCCTATGTTGACGCCGCGAAAGCACGGTGCGCGGAGGCGTGGGCGGGTCTTGTCGATCGCCCGCTGTGTCACTTTGAGGTTCTTCGCCTGGATCACCGCCGTGTGTGGATCATCCAGCTGTATCACCACCTCATAGTCGACGGCTATGCGTCCATGATTCTGGCCCGCCGAACGGCTGCTCACTACACGGAGCTCGCGGGCGGTAAAAAAGCACGTCCGGCGAAATTTAGCGCGGTGCGCAACGTCGTTAAGGAAGATCGCGAGTACCACGACTCAGAAAACCGGGATCGCGATGCGCAGTGGTGGCAGGAGTCGCTGGCGGGAGTTGGTAGCACGCAGTGGCGGGACGAACTCATCGGAGGGTCGGAGAGCTCCAGCCGGACAACGGTGCTCACGGTGGACGCCGACGAACTGGACTCGTGGAAAGCCGCCTCCCAGCGCCACGGAACGACGTGGGTCGATTCCTTATTGGCGGCCTACGGCGTGTACTTGCGGCGCGTGCAGGGGGTGGACGCCGACGAATTGGTGGTGGCCATGCCGTTCGCGGCGCGAGAAACCGCAGCTCAGCGTCGTACTCCGGCGATGATGGTCAATATGCTGCCCGTGCGGTTGCCTATCGACCTCACCATGACCCTGCCGGAGAACGCGCACGCCATCGAAGAGACAATGCGGACCGTGCGCCAGCACCAGCGGTTCCCGGGGTCCGAGGTGGCTACGGCGTACGGCGATTCCTCGATCTTGCGCGGGATTGGTGCCAACCTGAAGGTTTTTGACGCCGCCCTCAAGTTCGGGACAACGCGAGGCTACCTCCGCAACGTAGCGGGTGGCCCGCCGGAAAACCTCGTGTTGGTTGCCGCGCCGGGCCGGTCTGGCGGTGTGGATCTGAGTTTTGAGACAGTCGCCGATGTCCCGCCGGAGGTTGTTCACCAGCGGTTATCCGATATTCGGGCTGTGGTGAATGTGGGGTTGGGGTTGGACCAGCGGCCGGAGGCCACGAGTGTCAGCGGTCATGGCGGCCCCGGCGATTCACTCGATGGCCCCACCGTGTTGCCGGATAAAGACGCCGAGAGCGACTTACCCGCTTCGTGCGACATCAGTATCCGCCCTGAACGGATCCCGACCGAGATTCGTGACGAGTGGGACGGTGAATCATTACTCGACGCGTCAACTGATGCTTCATCCGACGGTTCAATGCAGTCACTGGATAGTCTAATCGACTCGCTTGCGCAGCGGTGGAGTAATCGTGTTGTGCTGGCCGATGGTTCGCCGGAATCGTCGGAAACCTCCGCCAGTGAGACGGGTGCCAGTTACAACGGTTCTGAACTGGTAAAACTGTGTGATCAGCTGGCGGATGCCATCGTGGCGGTGTGCCCGACTGGTGGCGTCGTGGCCATTGATATGCCGAAGAGCGCAGCCCAAGCTATTGCGGTTCTGGCTTCGTTGCGTGCGCACCGCCCGTTCGTGGTCATTGACGACGATGCCCCTCAGGACCGGCGTTCGTTCATCATGAAAGATAGTGCCGTGGCGGCTGTGGTGACGGGACTTGATGACGTTCAGCCTGTAGCACACCACGATAATGAGCAGCCGCCACACAGCCCCGCGCACGAAGCCGATGAGGCGGTATATTCCGACGAGTTGGCGTATATCATCTACACGTCCGGCACGACGGGACGGCCAAAGGGCGTGAACGTCAGCAGGCGCGCCGTGGAGCACTTGATCGCGGGCCACCGGATGCAGCTATTCCCAGAGACGCTCGATCATGTTGCGGATAGCCAGCCTCAGGTGTCCGCCTCGCTGGCCCACACGGCGTCGTTCGCGTTCGATGCCGCCATCGACCAGCTTTCATGGATCTTTGCCGGCGTGCGCGTCGTGATTTATAACCGTTCCACTGTTGCCGATGGAGAGGCTTTTTATCAGAGCCTTCGCCGCGACGACATCACGATGATCGACGCCACACCTTCACTGTTTGGTGCGCTGCTCGCCTCGGGCGTTCCCCTGCTTGACGCGAAGAAATCGCAGATCAGGGCCGTGTTGCTCGGCGGAGAACCCATGCCGCAGCAGCTGTGGGACCAGGTGGCCGCAGCGACGCACGTCATCGGATGGAACATGTATGGCCCGTCGGAAGCAACCGTCGACGCTGTGTGCGCACGAATCACACCGGGCACGGTGACGGTCGGTTGGCCTGTGCCGGGCATGTCACTCCGAATTTGCGACGCTTCGGGCGAGGTCGTTCCCCCGGGTGAAGAAGGCGAATTGTGGCTGATGGGAAATCAGATCGCGCAGGGGTATAGGAATAATCTGGACGCGACGGCCCACGCATTTTTTCGTGCCGACGTCACCGCTAGCCGCCCTCGTGCCGACGCAACAACCGATGCCCACGCGCTCGTCCCCGCGTATCGCACCGGCGATCGTGTCCGGTGGGTGCCGGACCGTGGAGTGGCGTTCATCGGACGCGTGGATAATCAGATCGAGGTGCGGGGGCATCGCGTAGAACTGGAAGAAATCGACGGTGCTCTCGTCGCGCTTCCAGGTGTTCGCGCAGCTGGCACGGTCGCAGTTGTTGGTGGCACCGGCGATGCGCCCCTTCAGGATGAGGAAAACTCTGTATCAACCGGGGACGGCCGCACGCAGGTGGGCACTGTACCTCTACATATCCGAGCAGGAGTTGTTCTTGAGGGCGTGGTTGGGGACGTGACCGCGCCCGATAGTGATTCCGGTGATCCTCAGCCGAACGTGGATGACGTCAGGCAGCGGCTTTCCGAACTGCGTGAGCACCTCTCGCGAAAACTTCCGGACTATATGGTCCCATCCACCCTTGTTGCAGTGCCCCAGATTCCGCGAACGTCAACCGAAAAAATTGACCGACGAGCGCTCCGCGACCTGATTGAGCAGGCGGCTCTGTCTACCGGCCGTACGAGCGAGCGCCAGAGTAGCGGGGGCCACCAAACTTTAGGTAAAGACCTTCGGGCACCTGAAACACCGCGTGAGCTTGTTGTTGCTCGCGTGATCCGGGATGTGATGGGGCAGCCGGCCGACCTTGATGTGGATTTCATCAATCAGGGTGGGGATTCCATTACCGCGCTCGTGGTTGCTGGTCGTGTGCAGCAGGAAGGCTTTGAGATCCGCCCGGCAGATATTCTTTCCGGACGTCCCTTGGGCGAGATAGCTGCTTCATTACATCGGTCGTCGTCGGGTGTATCGACCAGTTCTGCCGCGCCAGCTACGTCTCATATCTCCCCGACTAGCACAAATGGTCATAGTGCCCCAGAGGCGCGCGGGGATATTCTGACCGACTTTGGTGTGGTGGACGCCCCGTCGGGAATGGAGCGATCAGCTTTCACTGGTCCCGAGCAGCCGGTGATGTCGGCCGTGATTCCCTCTGTCGTGAATATGGATGACGACGAGTGCCGCGCATGCGCGATAAGGCTAGCTGAGGATGTGCCGGCTCTTCGTAGCATTGCGACGTGGGATGCTGATTCGTCCGGCTCTGAGCAGGTCATTATCCGACGCCATCCCGCCGACGATGACGTTTTTCGTACACCCATTGATCTTGCCGCAGGACGGCCATTCGCCCTCGAGCCTGTCGACGGTGGTGTGCGCCTGAGCGTACACAGTGCGGTTGTTGATGCCGACGGGTTCGGGCAGCTCATTAGCATTGTCGAGGCGCTCGTGCAACGGGCTGGCCACGGTGGCGGACGCAGTGATTTTCATAGTGATGGCCGCCAGCATCGCTATGCCTCATGGCGGGGACACTCTGCCCCGGCACTCCCGTGGGCACACAGCCGCGCCAGTGCCGCTGCGACGATTGAACCGTCACTCGCGAAGGCTCTACTCAGTAACCTCGGAAAGAAATTTGGGCTCTCTGGCCAGGACATTCTGACCGCAGCTGCTCTGATCGCCTCGGCTGGTGACCACGACGCGCCTCTCACCGCGATGGTGGTGGGCCGTGCAGAATATCAACCTTCTGTTCGCTCCGCTGGCCAGCCTTTGAACTTCGGAAACGTTGCTACGCGTGGGGTGGTTGGTCGGTTCGCTGCTCCGGGGTATGTCACCGTGTCGCAGTCGGGTTCGTCTTTGGATTCTCGGGCAGGGATGGAGAAGCTCCTGCTCAGTGTGAAAGAGCAACGCGCAAAACTGTGTGCGACTGATCCCACTAATCCCCCTAATCCCACTGATCCCGCCGACAATGCGTCGGGTACTCCGGCCATCACTCTGGAACTCGGACACATTCCTGGCCCGACCATTGCGGGTTCCGCCACCCCGGATCACGATTTGCAACGCCACATTCTCATCCCACGCCGCCACACCTTACGCCCCGGCTTCCCTAATGCCCCGCATGTCACGGCGTGGGTCACGGAAGCCGACACAGCTGAGCACAGCACTGGACCCGTCGGCAATGAACCCGGTGAACCGTCGATCAGTATGACCGTTGATGCAGAAACGGATGACCGCGCGGAACAGCTCGCGGATGGCGTCGTCAATGCTCTGACAGATTTGGCCGTTTTCGGGTTGAGTGCGGAGGGCAGTGCGTCGCCCTCGGATTGTTTAGCGCCAGTGACCAGCGCGGATATCGAGCACTGGCAGCGCCGGTTCGGCCCGCTTCAAAACGTGTACGGGCTCTCACCGCTGCAAGAGGGCCTGCTGTACCAGGCGCTGGATTCCCGCGAGCGCGACCATTATGTGATCGCGGCGTCGATGACCGTCGAAGGCCTAGTGGACCCGGAACTCCTGCGTACTAGCTTCGAGGCGATGATGAACCGTCAAGATGTGCTCAAGGCGGCGTTTGATTATGAAACACTCGACCGCCCAGTGCACGTCATTCCACGCACCCCCCGGTGGCAGTGGTCGGTGATCGATGCTCGCGGACTTCCGTCGCGTGCGCAGTCGCCACTTATCGACGACGTTCTGGACCGGATGGCTTCCCGCCAGCTTGATGTGACGCGCGGGAACATGGTCGCGGCGAGTCTAGTGAGATTGGGCGATCGGCGCAGCCAGCTTGTATTGGGGAATCATCATATTCTTACCGATGGGTGGTCCACGACTATCCTTGTGCGTGAGCTGATGCACGTGTATAACCGCGCTGTTGAGCTTCTGAACGGCGGAAATGCCGGTCATGCGGACGAGGGAATCGCGTGCTCGGAGGTCCCCCACTCGAAGGACCCGGAGTCCGCGCGCTCACACGCCGTCGTGGCTGCTGTTGCTGAATTGCCGGCGAAGTACCCGTACGGCCAATTTGTTGAGGACATGCAGCCCCGAGTGAAGGCTGACACTGAACTGTGGATCGACCACGTGGCAGGTCTTGACCATGCAAGCCGAGTAATGGATGTCCTCACGCCCCACGTCGAGCCCGTCTCCTCCGCGGCTGATAACGATTCCGGCGAAGAACACTGCGTCGTACAGCTCTCCGACCAGCAGAAAGCTGATCTTTCCCGCTGCGCCCGCACTGTCGGCGTCACCCCTAATACGCTCATTCAGACTGCGTGGGCGTGTGTCGTTGCGGCCCTGACCGGCCATGACGACGCCGTGTTTGGTGTGGTCACTTCGGGCCGGCCAAGTGAGCTCGACGGTATCGACAACACGATTGGCCTTTTTATTAACACGCTTCCAGTACGCGTGGACCTGCGCGGGGACTCGCTGGCCTCGGTCCTGCGTACCCACGCGCGCGCCCAGGCCGAGTTGGCGGACCACACCTCTGCCTCCCTGGCCGATATCGAGCGCCGGGTGGACGATTCTCGTGGTGAGGCTCCGCTGTCGGGGCCGCTCTTCGACTCCTTGGTGGTGTACGACAATTTCCCCGACGAGTTCTCGGAAACAGATTCGCCGGCCGGCTCGCTGCCTGACTCCGACGATCACGCCCCTGCGTCCCGCGGTATCCGCATCACGGGACTGACTACTCGTGGCGAAACCCAGTACCCGTTGACGGTGATCCATCCGCCGGGCGGCCCATTCGATCTGGCACTGGCCTACCAGCGTGGAGTGGTTCCGCAGCAGGTGGCTACTATTCTTGCCGACGTTCTTCGCGCCACCTTGTCGCGGTGTGGCACTGTTGCCGACGCTGAATCGTCTGACTCGTTGCGTGTGATTCGCGATGAGATTGCGCCGATGCTTGACAATATTCGACGCCAACCGGGGCAGAACGCGGACGGCCACGCCACCCAAGACCATGAGGACGAGCCGGTGGCGGACCCCACCACCCTGGGTCTCACCAACTCAAACCAGCCCAAGGCGGACAATGAGCGCCCTGACCCGAATAGCCAGCTGTTACGCGATATTTGCGAAGACATTGCTGGTTTGCTTAACCGCCCGGAGGTGGATCCCGATGTTGCCTTTGAGGATCTAGGGGTTCACTCGCTCATGGCTGTCCGTCTCATGGGGAAGCTCCGGAAACGTGGCCACAAGCTGGACATCCAGACGATTGTGGAGGCTGGTTCTCCTCGCGGCATTGTCCGAGCGATCGAGGGCGATTCACCCCAGCCGACCATCCCCACCGACTCGCGCGATAACCCTTCCCGCCCTCCTTGGATGATTACTTTGAAGGAAGGCAAAGGCCGCCCCGTCTTCTGCTTCCACGCAATTGACGGTTCGGTGTTCTCCTACCAGGGGCTGGCCGAGTACCTCACCACTGGCCGCCCCATCATCGGCATTCAATTCCCGGCGGACATCTCTGATCCCCTTAGCTGGAATAAGGCAGTCGACCTCTACGCGTCCGCAATCCATGACTACCAGCCCGAGGGGTCCTACACCTTCGTTGGGTTTTCCTTCGGGGCGACGATTGCCCATGCCGTTAGCGCATGCCTAAACCAACAGCGCACCACTGCCACCAGTCCCGTCGTTGATCTCCTCGTGGTCCTGGATGCCTATCCAGCCCGCGCCGGGCTGACGCCACCCCCGATCCCGGACGATCTCAACGTGGACCTTCTTTCTGATATCACCGGTTTCAGTGCCCACGATCTGCGTGCCGACGACACCCTCCGCGACCGGTCGGAGTGCTCCGTTCAGGCGTGCGCGCGATGGATGGGGGAGGTTAGCGACACCCCTGTGCGTGGCATCGTGAAGAAAGTTGTTCTTATCACGGCAGAGAAGGCGCCGATTGGGCGGAACACGTCGGGAGTAGTTGAGCGCCCGAAACCTGATCAGCAAGCCCAGTGGAACCCGGCAGAGGCTTGGGAAAACACCGGGGTGGAGTTACGCACGCACTCGGTTCCCCTGGATCATGGCGGGCTGGCCTCATTGGCGGGGTGGAAATTGAGCGCTCCTGTTATTGGGGAGGAACTGGATTAA
- a CDS encoding CAP domain-containing protein, with protein MLGAGLFLSSTQTQAHADEVTSDSVAVQPASGFDFLGSILNSGNPEPVVVQGSAPSADASTIPMDQGPDYIIDQANKDREANGLPAFEKDATLTQKAQEWSQHMADNQDFNHSDMPYAENIYTSNSKEAIAEAEQSWMNSPGHRANILDSGKTKIGVGVAYSEQNHSFYMTQLFE; from the coding sequence TTGTTGGGGGCGGGACTTTTCCTATCCTCGACACAGACGCAGGCCCACGCTGACGAAGTCACTTCAGATAGCGTTGCTGTTCAACCGGCAAGTGGATTCGACTTCCTCGGTAGCATTCTTAACTCCGGTAATCCGGAGCCTGTAGTTGTCCAAGGTAGCGCCCCTTCGGCCGACGCTTCGACGATTCCTATGGACCAGGGGCCAGACTACATCATTGACCAGGCGAATAAAGATCGTGAAGCCAATGGTCTTCCAGCCTTTGAGAAAGATGCAACGCTGACGCAGAAGGCGCAGGAATGGTCCCAACATATGGCGGATAACCAAGATTTTAACCACTCTGATATGCCATATGCCGAAAACATTTACACAAGCAACTCTAAGGAGGCCATCGCTGAGGCAGAACAGTCATGGATGAACTCCCCGGGTCACCGTGCCAACATTCTTGACTCTGGCAAGACTAAGATCGGTGTTGGCGTTGCTTACAGCGAGCAAAACCACTCTTTCTACATGACTCAGCTTTTCGAGTGA
- a CDS encoding (2,3-dihydroxybenzoyl)adenylate synthase — protein sequence MTHTTIPSPNAKEYAQREGGAANGCPWEDVQRYRELGIYTGDTHWALLERARDLYGNAPVAVDRYRSLTWSDVRHSARKVGNLLRGLGIAEGDAVIVQLPNAAVHMEAIFGIWSIGAVPVFALPAHGADDVAHFARTAPAGVRIAAVPRDKHAKRVEKGLQEECPELTTIQIDPRADDPWGAPVINGTEVNANPDADTDPTPWPSPERDPQALAFLQLSGGTTGTPKVIPRSHDDYLYSVRRSDEVCDMQRGDVLLVVMPASHNFTMSSPGILGALHIGATVVYVPDPSPTTIRRYIHAHRGTHMALVPPLLISLLNSRDEAQTPDPTMETMKTVWVGGAKLSASAAERVAPELGINLQQVFGMAEGLVNYTELGGNIDEIVNTQGVPMSPADEVYVVNDEGAPVDRGTPGHLHTRGPYTIRRYHRNPTANASSFTNDGFYITGDIVTVSADGAITVTGRAKDQINRGGEKIAPESVENCLLKHPAIHDVSVVGIPDDVMGEKIRALIILRDDYKPAATDAGEFQGRQDSHQPTTAMQIKKFVRESGLSRFAVPDVVEFVDEFPLTGVGKVSKKGQ from the coding sequence ATGACACATACGACAATTCCATCGCCGAACGCGAAGGAATACGCTCAGCGTGAGGGGGGTGCGGCCAACGGTTGCCCGTGGGAGGACGTGCAGCGGTACCGGGAGCTGGGGATCTATACGGGTGATACGCACTGGGCGCTACTTGAGCGCGCCCGGGATCTGTATGGAAATGCTCCCGTCGCGGTGGACCGCTACCGCTCACTGACCTGGAGTGATGTTCGCCACTCTGCCCGCAAAGTCGGCAACTTACTGCGCGGTTTAGGTATCGCGGAGGGGGACGCCGTCATCGTTCAACTGCCCAATGCTGCTGTCCACATGGAAGCGATTTTTGGCATCTGGAGCATTGGCGCCGTTCCCGTCTTCGCCCTTCCCGCACACGGTGCCGACGACGTCGCCCATTTCGCTCGGACCGCGCCTGCCGGTGTCCGGATCGCTGCAGTTCCGCGCGATAAACACGCCAAGCGGGTTGAGAAAGGCCTTCAGGAGGAGTGCCCAGAGCTCACGACCATTCAGATCGACCCTCGTGCCGACGACCCGTGGGGCGCCCCCGTAATCAATGGCACCGAAGTCAACGCCAACCCAGACGCCGACACAGACCCCACCCCCTGGCCATCCCCTGAACGCGACCCGCAAGCTCTTGCCTTTCTTCAGCTTTCCGGGGGAACCACGGGCACCCCGAAGGTGATCCCTCGCAGTCACGATGACTATCTGTATTCGGTGCGCCGCTCCGATGAGGTGTGCGATATGCAGCGCGGCGATGTGTTGCTCGTGGTCATGCCGGCGTCGCACAATTTCACGATGAGCTCGCCCGGCATCTTAGGAGCGCTCCACATTGGCGCCACGGTGGTGTACGTTCCTGATCCTTCGCCCACGACCATCCGCCGCTACATTCACGCGCACCGGGGCACGCACATGGCGCTGGTCCCGCCGCTGCTCATTAGCCTGCTCAACAGCCGCGACGAGGCCCAGACCCCCGATCCCACAATGGAGACGATGAAAACGGTTTGGGTCGGTGGCGCGAAACTCAGCGCCTCCGCCGCGGAACGCGTCGCCCCGGAGCTAGGGATTAACCTCCAGCAAGTCTTTGGCATGGCCGAGGGGCTCGTGAATTACACCGAATTGGGCGGCAACATCGATGAGATCGTGAATACTCAGGGTGTGCCCATGAGCCCGGCCGACGAGGTCTACGTTGTTAATGACGAAGGCGCCCCGGTTGATCGTGGCACCCCAGGCCACCTGCATACTCGCGGGCCGTACACTATCCGCCGCTATCACCGCAACCCGACGGCCAACGCGTCGTCATTCACGAATGACGGTTTCTACATCACGGGCGATATCGTCACGGTATCTGCCGACGGTGCGATCACGGTGACCGGCCGCGCTAAAGACCAGATCAATCGCGGTGGGGAGAAGATCGCCCCGGAGTCGGTGGAGAATTGCTTACTGAAGCACCCTGCTATTCACGATGTTTCGGTGGTAGGTATTCCCGACGATGTGATGGGCGAGAAGATTCGTGCGCTCATTATTCTTCGCGACGATTACAAGCCGGCTGCCACGGATGCCGGGGAATTTCAGGGCAGACAGGATTCCCACCAACCCACGACGGCGATGCAGATTAAGAAGTTCGTCCGCGAATCAGGATTATCACGCTTCGCCGTACCTGATGTCGTCGAATTCGTTGATGAATTTCCACTGACAGGCGTCGGCAAGGTGAGTAAGAAAGGCCAGTGA
- a CDS encoding esterase/lipase family protein has product MLLSGISRKKGSRLSARVALACGVTVATLLSPLGGQAFAGDAQPPVASDTPAQAPQDNNPKEKLPVVYISGSNELRPTADLFASMMSKRRFDVHPFMVWEPTRPETSPYVTVKGNSARIPEFIAKVKKETGSDNVDVVTYSQGGLVTRYWLKDFDGAKDVRTVVSLSVLIKGSPYQTQALEKGQCPPASADALVPPGFKKNPTDALSKWLRVGKKLLA; this is encoded by the coding sequence ATGCTTCTTTCAGGTATCTCTCGGAAAAAGGGTTCCCGTTTATCTGCCCGCGTAGCTTTAGCTTGTGGCGTTACCGTGGCTACACTTCTTTCTCCGCTCGGGGGCCAAGCCTTCGCCGGTGATGCCCAACCTCCAGTAGCGTCAGATACTCCAGCGCAGGCTCCGCAGGATAACAACCCCAAAGAAAAACTACCGGTCGTTTATATTTCGGGATCGAATGAACTCCGGCCAACTGCTGACTTATTTGCCTCGATGATGAGCAAACGAAGATTTGATGTCCATCCCTTCATGGTGTGGGAGCCAACTCGTCCCGAAACAAGCCCCTATGTCACGGTGAAGGGAAATTCCGCACGAATTCCTGAGTTCATCGCGAAGGTAAAGAAAGAGACCGGTTCAGACAATGTCGACGTAGTCACCTATTCGCAGGGTGGCCTCGTCACTCGGTATTGGCTGAAGGACTTTGATGGCGCAAAAGACGTGCGCACTGTCGTGTCCTTGTCTGTTTTGATAAAGGGATCGCCGTATCAGACGCAGGCTTTGGAAAAGGGACAGTGTCCGCCAGCTAGTGCAGATGCGCTAGTTCCACCTGGGTTTAAGAAGAATCCGACCGATGCTCTCTCGAAATGGCTGAGGGTGGGGAAGAAGTTACTCGCTTGA